A single region of the Desulfatiglans anilini DSM 4660 genome encodes:
- the ppcB gene encoding phenylphosphate carboxylase subunit beta produces MKSMRDFVKVAEEHNALKRIKAEVDWNLELSHIAKLNEEQQGPALLFENVKDYTTPVITSVCTTTERLSLIMGMDPSSSLTQIMEEWVKIGDKLIPPKVVDKSAAPCKENIMMGDEVDLYKFPTPQWYPLDGGRYLGTAHFIISKDPETGWVNLGTYRSQLLGKDKMGTQFIKGKHADIMLKKYQAMGKKMPVASIIGCDPLLFILGAARISAFVSEYDVAGAIRNEPVEVVQGETVDLPIPAHAEIVVEGEVDPEAFMQEGPFGEYTGYYSGVGTDPRNFIDVKCVTYRNNPILWGTTVGRAVTDTHMTMAVSYGATLWQQLVGMKIPGIRSVYCPPEGSGRFLAIISMKQMYPGHADQVLTAAISTEMGAYGLKTVIVVDEDIEPWDIPRVLYALSFRFQPNRCQVIKRGRSTPLDPSLPIDARDITGRLLLDATIPYDWKEKPIPIKLDPEMVKRVEARWSELGF; encoded by the coding sequence ATGAAAAGCATGAGAGATTTTGTCAAGGTGGCCGAAGAGCACAACGCGCTGAAGCGGATCAAGGCGGAGGTCGATTGGAACCTGGAGCTGTCGCACATCGCCAAGCTCAACGAAGAACAGCAAGGTCCGGCGCTGCTGTTCGAGAACGTGAAGGATTACACCACACCCGTCATTACGAGCGTCTGCACGACCACAGAGCGACTCTCCCTCATCATGGGGATGGACCCGTCATCTTCCCTAACGCAAATTATGGAAGAATGGGTTAAAATCGGCGACAAGCTGATCCCCCCGAAGGTAGTGGACAAGTCTGCCGCGCCCTGCAAAGAGAATATCATGATGGGCGACGAAGTCGACCTCTACAAATTCCCGACGCCCCAATGGTACCCCCTCGACGGCGGCCGCTATCTCGGCACCGCCCACTTCATCATCTCGAAGGACCCCGAGACCGGCTGGGTGAACCTTGGCACCTACCGCTCCCAACTCCTCGGGAAGGATAAAATGGGCACCCAGTTCATCAAAGGCAAGCACGCCGACATCATGCTCAAGAAATACCAGGCCATGGGCAAAAAGATGCCGGTCGCCTCGATCATCGGCTGTGACCCCCTGCTCTTCATCCTTGGCGCCGCCCGGATATCCGCTTTCGTGTCGGAGTACGATGTCGCCGGTGCCATTCGCAACGAACCGGTCGAGGTGGTCCAGGGTGAAACTGTGGATCTCCCGATCCCGGCGCACGCTGAAATCGTCGTCGAAGGAGAGGTCGATCCCGAGGCCTTCATGCAGGAAGGCCCGTTCGGTGAATACACCGGCTACTATTCCGGCGTCGGAACCGATCCCAGGAACTTCATCGATGTCAAGTGCGTGACCTACCGCAACAACCCGATCCTCTGGGGCACCACGGTCGGCCGCGCGGTCACCGACACCCACATGACCATGGCCGTTTCCTACGGCGCGACCCTGTGGCAGCAGCTCGTCGGCATGAAGATCCCCGGCATCCGTTCGGTGTACTGCCCGCCGGAAGGCTCGGGCCGCTTCCTCGCCATCATCTCCATGAAGCAGATGTACCCTGGCCACGCCGACCAGGTGCTCACCGCAGCCATCTCGACGGAAATGGGCGCCTACGGCCTCAAGACCGTGATCGTGGTCGACGAAGACATCGAGCCCTGGGACATTCCACGGGTCCTGTACGCCCTGAGCTTCCGCTTCCAGCCGAACCGCTGCCAGGTCATCAAGCGCGGCCGCTCGACTCCGCTTGATCCCTCGCTGCCCATCGACGCCAGGGATATCACGGGCCGCCTCCTGCTGGACGCCACCATCCCCTACGACTGGAAAGAGAAGCCCATCCCGATCAAGCTCGACCCCGAAATGGTCAAGAGGGTCGAAGCTCGCTGGTCTGAACTGGGTTTCTAA